From the genome of Deinococcus sp. JMULE3, one region includes:
- a CDS encoding V-type ATP synthase subunit B yields MTLLQKEYNDVAYISGPLLFVNAASDLAYGAIVNIKDASGKLRGGQVISVTDQNAVIQVFEETRGLDLATASVSLVEDVARLGVSKEMIGRRFDGLGRPIDGLPAVVAEKRLSINGQPMNPAARAKPEEFIQTGISTIDVQTSLIRGQKLPIFSGSGLPHNELAAQIARQAKVPGHEGDFAVVFAAMGLTQREVSFFTQEFERTGALARSVLFLNKADDPAVERLLTPRMALTTAEYLAFEHGYHVLVILTDLTNYCEALREIGGAREEIPGRRGFPGYMYTDLASLYERAGVVDGKPGSVTQVPILSMPDDDITHPIPDLTGYITEGQIVVDRTLNSKGVFPPINPLPSLSRLQGNGIGKGKTRADHKNISDQLFAAYANGLDLRKLVAITGEDALTETDKLYLKFANDFEEYFIGQGDQDRSIEDSLTVAWGILSKLPQSQLTRIGKDSIDKYYGTKMDEMWKGSRSTK; encoded by the coding sequence GTGACCCTCCTCCAGAAGGAATACAACGACGTCGCGTACATCTCCGGCCCTCTGCTGTTCGTGAATGCCGCCAGCGACCTCGCGTACGGCGCCATCGTGAACATCAAGGACGCGAGCGGTAAGCTCCGCGGCGGCCAGGTCATCTCCGTGACCGACCAGAACGCCGTCATTCAGGTGTTCGAAGAAACCCGCGGTCTGGACCTCGCGACCGCCAGCGTCAGCCTCGTCGAAGACGTGGCCCGCCTGGGCGTCAGCAAGGAAATGATCGGCCGCCGCTTCGACGGCCTGGGCCGCCCCATCGACGGGCTGCCCGCCGTGGTCGCCGAGAAGCGCCTCTCGATCAACGGTCAGCCCATGAACCCCGCCGCGCGCGCCAAGCCCGAGGAGTTCATCCAGACCGGCATCAGCACCATCGACGTGCAGACCAGCCTGATCCGCGGCCAGAAGCTGCCGATCTTCAGCGGCTCGGGCCTCCCGCACAACGAACTCGCCGCGCAGATCGCCCGCCAGGCCAAGGTGCCCGGCCACGAGGGTGACTTCGCCGTGGTGTTCGCCGCGATGGGCCTGACCCAGCGCGAAGTCAGCTTCTTCACGCAGGAATTCGAACGCACCGGCGCCCTGGCCCGCTCTGTCCTGTTCCTGAACAAGGCCGACGACCCCGCGGTCGAGCGTCTGCTCACCCCCCGCATGGCCCTGACCACCGCCGAGTACCTGGCCTTCGAGCACGGCTACCACGTGCTGGTGATCCTGACCGACCTGACGAACTACTGCGAGGCCCTCCGTGAAATCGGCGGTGCGCGCGAGGAGATCCCCGGTCGCCGCGGCTTCCCCGGCTACATGTACACCGACCTCGCCTCGCTGTACGAGCGCGCGGGCGTCGTGGACGGCAAGCCCGGCTCGGTCACCCAGGTGCCGATCCTGTCGATGCCCGACGACGACATCACCCACCCCATCCCCGACCTGACCGGCTACATCACCGAAGGTCAGATCGTGGTCGACCGCACCCTGAACAGCAAGGGCGTGTTCCCCCCGATCAACCCCCTGCCCAGCCTGAGCCGCCTGCAGGGCAACGGCATCGGCAAGGGCAAGACCCGCGCCGACCACAAGAACATCAGCGACCAGCTGTTCGCCGCGTACGCCAACGGCCTGGACCTGCGCAAACTGGTGGCCATCACCGGTGAAGACGCGCTGACCGAAACCGACAAGCTGTACCTGAAGTTCGCCAACGACTTCGAGGAATACTTCATCGGCCAGGGCGACCAGGACCGCAGCATCGAGGACAGCCTGACCGTCGCGTGGGGCATCCTGAGCAAGCTGCCCCAGAGCCAGCTGACCCGTATCGGCAAGGACTCCATCGACAAGTACTACGGCACGAAGATGGACGAGATGTGGAAGGGCAGCCGCTCCACGAAGTAA
- a CDS encoding V-type ATP synthase subunit F: MTQPNTQRVAVLSDAETATGYRLAGAAVIEATPDTALATLERLITEGQYGLVAVDTGLIPDPATATARVMRGRDLPILLPIPSLRDAFNPDTVDAKAYMGKLVRDTIGFDIKL; this comes from the coding sequence ATGACCCAGCCCAACACGCAACGCGTCGCGGTGCTGAGTGACGCCGAGACCGCCACCGGCTACCGCCTCGCCGGAGCCGCCGTGATCGAGGCCACCCCCGACACGGCCCTCGCCACCCTGGAACGCCTGATCACCGAAGGTCAGTACGGCCTCGTCGCCGTCGACACCGGCCTGATCCCGGACCCGGCCACCGCCACCGCCCGCGTCATGCGCGGCCGGGACCTGCCGATCCTGCTGCCCATCCCCAGCCTGCGCGACGCGTTCAACCCGGACACCGTCGACGCGAAGGCCTACATGGGCAAACTGGTGCGCGACACCATCGGCTTCGATATCAAACTGTAA
- a CDS encoding V-type ATP synthase subunit D has protein sequence MAEQISPTRSALLASKASLKTASGGADLLKRKRDALIGEFFALVKDALAAREQLSGVSKGAYTSLFSAKAWDSPEAVESLSLAGSGDYQIDMQIDNLYGVKVPRISVPERAAQANFSPINVGARTIQAATDFGGVLEAIVKVAATETKLRRIGEEIKKTSRRVNALEQVVIPGIQDDIRFIRSVLDQREREAGFTQKKIKAKIEAKAKAAREAQNAQSHGSAAD, from the coding sequence ATGGCAGAACAGATCAGCCCCACCCGCAGCGCCCTGCTGGCCAGCAAGGCCAGCCTGAAGACCGCCTCCGGCGGCGCGGACCTCCTCAAGCGCAAGCGTGACGCCCTCATCGGCGAATTCTTCGCGCTCGTCAAGGACGCGCTGGCCGCCCGCGAGCAGCTCAGCGGCGTCAGCAAGGGCGCGTACACCAGCCTCTTCAGCGCGAAAGCCTGGGACAGCCCCGAAGCCGTCGAGAGCCTCTCGCTGGCCGGCAGCGGCGACTACCAGATCGACATGCAGATCGACAACCTGTACGGCGTGAAGGTGCCGCGCATCAGCGTGCCCGAACGCGCCGCGCAGGCGAACTTCAGCCCGATCAACGTCGGCGCCCGCACCATCCAGGCCGCCACCGACTTCGGCGGCGTCCTCGAGGCGATCGTCAAGGTCGCCGCGACCGAGACGAAACTGCGCCGCATCGGCGAGGAAATCAAGAAGACCAGCCGCCGCGTCAACGCGCTCGAGCAGGTCGTGATTCCCGGCATTCAGGACGACATCCGCTTCATCCGCAGCGTGCTCGACCAGCGCGAACGCGAAGCCGGATTCACCCAGAAGAAGATCAAGGCGAAGATCGAGGCGAAAGCCAAGGCCGCCCGCGAAGCGCAGAACGCGCAGAGCCACGGCAGCGCCGCCGACTGA
- a CDS encoding xanthine dehydrogenase family protein molybdopterin-binding subunit: MTTPELSARTHLGRPRKIIDGLEKLVGRAPYVADRRVPGLLHARVVLSPYPHARIRGIDRAAALAVPGVHSVLLGADLNVKPMHSRPSLLLAGDTVVFAGQPVALILADTEAQAADAAALLDVDYEALDAVEDAEAALAGGTLVWPQGVPKADGGMAGLHGGEAGAQAAREPSNVDEDRTFGRGDVDAALAGAAFTAGGSFRVAGVHQGYLEPHAVVAEPGARTGEVTVYTSTQGQYVVRGEVAGALGLRERDVHVVPLTVGGGFGAKYGIMDALVAAAALHARQPVRLVLTRSEDMLTTMPAPAIQVTLRLGADADGTLTAVDADVLIENGAFRFGHGGIIATMLGGLYRCENVRVRARELLLNRAPVGAYRAPGVPQALFALESAVDDLTRQLGADPLEWRLRHAVQAGDPMGTGRPWPDIGLRDCLEAARAHPLWQGRHELPAHEGVGLAVGGWPGAFSPAGAVCRVDTDGTVRLHVGSVDISGVHSSMVLIAAETLGVHPDDVEIVQGTTDSGPYAPNSGGSQVTISLSGAVLDASTQVRDQLLDLAARHFEAHRDDLELAGGQALVRGIPDRAIPIGKLAAQAQRAPGGPGPVVAEGRAAPKAGAPGFIAQLVHARVDPGTGAVTLLRSVAAQDVGFALNPLLVEGQIHGGSAQALGLGLLEGLDYAGGTLQSANFLEYAFPTSTDVPPLEALLVQRPSEHGPFGARVVGEPPVTAGAAALANAVREAAGVRVTELPVTAEAVWRLRQAQGVGGTPDRSSE, encoded by the coding sequence ATGACCACGCCTGAACTGTCGGCCCGCACGCACCTGGGTCGTCCGCGCAAGATCATCGACGGTCTGGAGAAACTCGTGGGCCGGGCGCCGTACGTCGCGGACCGGCGGGTGCCGGGGCTGCTGCACGCGCGCGTGGTGCTGTCCCCGTACCCGCACGCCCGCATCCGGGGCATCGACCGCGCGGCGGCGCTGGCCGTGCCGGGCGTGCACTCGGTGCTGCTGGGCGCAGACCTGAACGTGAAGCCCATGCACTCGCGACCCAGCCTGCTGCTGGCGGGGGACACGGTGGTGTTCGCGGGGCAGCCGGTCGCGCTGATCCTGGCGGACACCGAGGCGCAGGCGGCGGACGCGGCGGCCCTGCTGGACGTGGACTACGAGGCACTGGACGCCGTGGAGGACGCGGAGGCGGCCCTGGCGGGCGGGACGCTGGTGTGGCCGCAGGGCGTCCCGAAGGCGGACGGTGGCATGGCCGGGCTACACGGCGGAGAGGCGGGCGCGCAGGCGGCGCGCGAGCCGAGCAACGTGGACGAGGACCGCACCTTCGGCCGTGGGGACGTGGACGCGGCGCTGGCGGGGGCGGCGTTCACGGCGGGCGGGTCGTTCCGGGTGGCGGGCGTGCATCAGGGGTACCTGGAGCCGCACGCGGTGGTCGCGGAGCCCGGCGCGCGGACCGGCGAGGTCACGGTGTACACGAGCACGCAGGGGCAGTACGTGGTGCGCGGCGAGGTCGCGGGCGCGCTGGGCCTGCGCGAGCGGGACGTGCACGTGGTGCCGCTGACGGTGGGTGGGGGGTTCGGCGCGAAGTACGGGATCATGGACGCGCTGGTCGCGGCGGCGGCGCTGCACGCGCGGCAGCCGGTGCGGCTGGTCCTGACCCGCAGCGAGGACATGCTGACGACCATGCCCGCCCCGGCCATTCAGGTGACGCTGCGGCTCGGTGCGGACGCGGACGGCACCCTGACGGCCGTGGACGCGGACGTGCTGATCGAGAACGGGGCGTTCAGGTTCGGGCACGGGGGGATCATCGCGACGATGCTGGGCGGGCTGTACCGCTGCGAGAACGTGCGCGTGCGGGCGCGGGAGCTGCTGCTGAACCGCGCGCCGGTCGGGGCGTACCGCGCGCCGGGCGTCCCGCAGGCGCTGTTCGCGCTGGAGTCCGCCGTGGACGACCTGACCCGGCAGCTGGGCGCGGACCCGCTGGAGTGGCGCCTGCGCCACGCCGTGCAGGCGGGCGACCCGATGGGCACCGGGCGGCCCTGGCCGGACATCGGCCTGCGCGACTGCCTGGAGGCCGCCCGCGCGCACCCGCTGTGGCAGGGACGCCACGAGCTGCCCGCGCATGAGGGCGTGGGGCTGGCGGTGGGCGGCTGGCCGGGAGCGTTCTCCCCGGCGGGCGCGGTGTGCCGCGTGGACACGGACGGCACGGTGAGGCTGCACGTGGGCAGCGTGGACATCAGCGGCGTGCATTCCAGCATGGTCCTGATCGCCGCCGAGACGCTGGGCGTCCACCCGGACGACGTGGAGATCGTGCAGGGCACGACCGACAGCGGGCCGTACGCGCCGAACTCCGGGGGGTCGCAGGTGACGATCAGCCTGTCGGGCGCGGTGCTGGACGCCAGCACGCAGGTGCGCGACCAGCTGCTGGACCTCGCGGCGCGGCATTTCGAGGCGCACCGGGACGACCTGGAGCTCGCGGGCGGGCAGGCGCTCGTGCGGGGCATTCCGGACCGCGCCATTCCGATCGGGAAGCTGGCGGCGCAGGCGCAGCGCGCGCCGGGCGGGCCGGGCCCGGTGGTCGCCGAGGGCCGCGCGGCGCCCAAGGCGGGCGCGCCGGGGTTCATCGCGCAGCTGGTGCACGCGCGGGTGGACCCCGGCACGGGCGCGGTGACGCTGCTGCGGTCGGTGGCGGCGCAGGACGTGGGCTTCGCGTTGAACCCGCTGCTGGTCGAGGGTCAGATTCACGGGGGCAGCGCGCAGGCGCTGGGTCTGGGGCTGCTGGAGGGCCTGGACTACGCGGGGGGGACGCTGCAAAGCGCGAATTTCCTGGAGTACGCGTTCCCCACGAGTACGGATGTGCCGCCGCTGGAGGCCCTGCTGGTGCAGCGGCCCAGCGAGCATGGGCCGTTCGGCGCGCGGGTGGTGGGGGAGCCGCCGGTCACGGCGGGCGCGGCGGCCCTGGCGAACGCGGTGCGGGAGGCGGCGGGGGTGCGCGTGACCGAGCTGCCGGTGACGGCGGAGGCGGTGTGGCGGCTCCGGCAGGCGCAGGGTGTGGGCGGCACCCCAGACCGTTCATCAGAGTAA
- a CDS encoding V-type ATPase subunit, protein MPDDYAYINTRVRIMRTKLLDGRSLDSALAAGSYQEFLRVLTETDLAANLRDTTTEQAGLAELDQALSRNLFDTARKVLGFADGDAKREIQALLMKWDLVNLKTVARGIITGRGTDAILANLIPGGTLKPAALQAAAQSTDLPGAAAAIALSGHPLAAAMRTAAQAYASSNRMLDLEVALDQGYYRHALSVARNTSLRRYLSREIDITNALIARAGAGQPLDPSLFVAGGKLDAAGYARLSGGDAGGLSDVSAILDAPSLEDAEVAARTALDTATRNVAAGDPEGVGVILDFLRRKEIEIAKLRLIGRGKFYDLPTDQIRREVQA, encoded by the coding sequence ATGCCCGACGACTACGCTTACATCAACACGCGCGTCCGCATCATGCGGACCAAACTGCTCGACGGACGCTCGCTTGACTCGGCGCTCGCCGCGGGCAGCTACCAGGAGTTCCTGCGGGTCCTGACCGAAACGGACCTCGCCGCGAACCTGCGCGACACCACCACCGAGCAGGCGGGCCTCGCCGAACTGGACCAGGCCCTGAGCCGCAACCTGTTCGACACCGCCCGCAAGGTCCTGGGCTTCGCCGACGGCGACGCCAAACGCGAAATCCAGGCCCTGCTCATGAAATGGGACCTCGTGAACCTCAAGACCGTCGCCCGCGGCATCATCACCGGCCGCGGCACCGACGCGATCCTGGCGAACCTGATCCCCGGCGGCACCCTGAAACCCGCCGCGCTGCAGGCCGCCGCGCAGAGCACCGACCTGCCCGGCGCCGCCGCCGCTATCGCCCTGAGCGGCCACCCGCTGGCCGCCGCGATGCGCACGGCCGCGCAGGCCTACGCCAGCAGCAACCGCATGCTGGACCTGGAAGTCGCGCTGGACCAGGGCTACTACCGGCACGCGCTGAGCGTGGCGCGCAACACCAGCCTGCGCCGCTACCTCAGCCGCGAGATCGACATCACCAACGCCCTGATCGCCCGCGCGGGCGCCGGACAGCCCCTGGACCCCAGCCTGTTCGTCGCCGGCGGCAAACTCGACGCGGCCGGCTACGCCCGCCTGAGCGGCGGCGACGCCGGCGGCCTGAGTGACGTCAGCGCGATCCTCGACGCCCCCAGCCTCGAAGACGCCGAGGTCGCCGCCCGCACCGCCCTGGACACCGCCACCCGCAACGTCGCGGCCGGTGACCCGGAAGGTGTCGGCGTGATCCTGGACTTCCTGCGCCGCAAGGAGATCGAGATCGCCAAACTCCGCCTGATCGGACGCGGCAAGTTCTACGACCTGCCCACCGACCAGATCCGCCGCGAGGTGCAGGCATGA
- a CDS encoding V-type ATP synthase subunit E, translating into MALDKLLENEAQQDIERIRAEAQGRAEQIVAQAHEQAQALIDSRTRQLEGARQAELVRARSAADLDSSAQRLAAADSLQAQAFTVSEQYLHSVTTSAEYPMIVSKLLQEALQVLPDAEVVEAALAEHDAVRQALAQLGRQLDVRPNEQVKTGIRLVGKGGKASIQNTLVGRLNRVRGDLAPQISRLLAE; encoded by the coding sequence ATGGCGCTCGACAAGCTCCTCGAGAACGAAGCCCAGCAGGACATCGAGCGCATCCGCGCCGAGGCCCAGGGCCGCGCCGAGCAGATCGTCGCCCAGGCCCACGAACAGGCCCAGGCCCTGATCGACTCGCGCACCCGCCAGCTGGAAGGTGCCCGCCAGGCCGAACTGGTGCGCGCCCGCAGCGCCGCTGACCTCGACAGCAGCGCGCAGCGTCTCGCCGCCGCCGACAGCCTCCAGGCCCAGGCGTTCACGGTCTCCGAGCAGTACCTGCACTCCGTGACCACCTCCGCCGAGTACCCCATGATCGTCAGCAAGCTCCTGCAGGAAGCCCTGCAGGTCCTGCCCGACGCCGAGGTGGTCGAGGCGGCCCTGGCCGAGCACGACGCCGTCCGTCAGGCCCTGGCCCAGCTGGGCCGCCAGCTGGACGTGCGCCCCAACGAGCAGGTCAAGACCGGCATTCGCCTGGTCGGCAAGGGCGGCAAGGCCAGCATTCAGAACACGCTCGTGGGTCGACTGAACCGCGTGCGCGGCGACCTCGCCCCGCAGATCAGCCGACTGCTGGCCGAGTAA
- a CDS encoding V-type ATP synthase subunit K, translating to MTKYNKIVLASLAFALVSTGLAAEATGTNSDELYKGLRAVGAGLALGLGAIGTGIAQARIGSSLVGAVAEDPSKAGSLLLYFLLPETLVIFGFLALFILN from the coding sequence ATGACCAAGTACAACAAGATCGTCCTCGCGTCCCTCGCCTTCGCCCTCGTCAGCACCGGTCTCGCCGCTGAAGCCACCGGCACCAACAGCGACGAGCTGTACAAGGGTCTGCGCGCCGTCGGCGCCGGCCTGGCCCTGGGCCTCGGCGCCATCGGCACCGGCATCGCCCAGGCGCGCATCGGCTCCAGCCTCGTCGGCGCCGTCGCCGAGGACCCCAGCAAGGCCGGCAGCCTGCTGCTGTACTTCCTGCTGCCCGAAACCCTCGTCATCTTCGGCTTCCTCGCGCTGTTCATCCTGAACTGA
- a CDS encoding V-type ATP synthase subunit A, protein MTQNKSGVVKSIAGPAVIADGMYGAKMYDIVRVGQERLVGEIIRLDGNTAFVQVYEDTSGLTVGEPVETTNLPLSVELGPGMLNGIYDGIQRPLGKIREASGDFIARGIEVSSLDRTQLWDFTPSVQVGDTVGGSAILGTVPEFSFTHKVLTPPDKGGKIAWIAPAGQYNIDQTIAKLEDGTELRMAHYWPVRAPRPVTKKLDPSLPFLTGMRILDVLFPLVMGGAAAIPGPFGSGKTVTQQSVAKYGNADIVVYVGCGERGNEMTDVLVEFPELEDPKTGGPLMHRTILIANTSNMPVAAREASVYTGITLAEYFRDQGYSVSLMADSTSRWAEALREISSRLEEMPAEEGYPPYLGAKLAAFYERAGAVKTLAGEDGAVSVIGAVSPAGGDMSEPVTQATLRITGAFWRLDAGLARRRHFPAINWNGSYSLFTPILDSWYRANVGEDFPELRQRIGTILQEEAALQEVVQLVGPDALQDNERLIIETGRMLRQDFLQQNGFDPVDASASMPKNYGLMRMFLKFYDQADAALKSGSTIDEIIQSPIIERLARARYTPEGDFAAYTDSVLGELDSSFKAVKA, encoded by the coding sequence ATGACGCAGAACAAGAGCGGCGTCGTGAAGAGCATCGCCGGACCCGCCGTCATCGCGGACGGGATGTACGGCGCGAAAATGTACGACATCGTCCGCGTGGGCCAGGAACGCCTCGTGGGCGAGATCATCCGACTGGACGGCAACACCGCCTTCGTCCAGGTGTACGAGGACACCAGCGGCCTGACCGTCGGTGAACCCGTCGAGACCACCAACCTCCCCCTGAGCGTCGAACTGGGCCCCGGCATGCTGAACGGCATCTACGACGGCATCCAGCGCCCCCTGGGCAAGATCCGCGAGGCCAGCGGCGACTTCATCGCGCGCGGCATCGAGGTCTCCAGCCTGGACCGCACCCAGCTGTGGGACTTCACGCCCAGCGTGCAGGTCGGCGATACCGTCGGCGGCAGCGCCATCCTGGGCACCGTGCCCGAGTTCAGCTTCACGCACAAGGTCCTGACGCCCCCCGACAAGGGCGGCAAGATTGCCTGGATCGCCCCGGCCGGTCAGTACAACATCGACCAGACCATCGCCAAACTGGAAGACGGCACCGAGCTGCGCATGGCCCACTACTGGCCCGTGCGCGCCCCGCGCCCCGTCACCAAGAAACTCGACCCCAGCCTGCCGTTCCTCACGGGCATGCGCATCCTGGACGTCCTGTTCCCCCTGGTCATGGGTGGCGCCGCCGCGATCCCCGGTCCCTTCGGTTCCGGCAAGACCGTGACCCAGCAGAGCGTGGCGAAGTACGGCAACGCCGACATCGTCGTGTACGTGGGCTGCGGTGAACGCGGCAACGAGATGACCGACGTGCTCGTGGAATTCCCCGAACTGGAAGATCCCAAGACCGGCGGGCCGCTCATGCACCGCACGATCCTGATCGCCAACACGTCCAACATGCCCGTGGCCGCCCGCGAAGCGAGCGTCTACACCGGCATCACGCTGGCCGAGTACTTCCGCGACCAGGGCTACAGCGTGTCCCTGATGGCCGACAGCACCAGCCGCTGGGCCGAGGCCCTCCGTGAAATCTCCTCCCGCCTGGAAGAGATGCCTGCCGAAGAAGGCTACCCGCCCTACCTGGGCGCCAAGCTGGCCGCGTTCTACGAGCGCGCCGGGGCCGTCAAGACCCTCGCCGGTGAAGACGGCGCGGTGTCCGTGATCGGCGCCGTCAGCCCCGCCGGCGGCGACATGTCCGAGCCCGTCACGCAGGCCACCCTGCGTATCACCGGCGCCTTCTGGCGTCTGGACGCCGGCCTCGCCCGCCGCCGCCACTTCCCCGCGATCAACTGGAACGGCTCCTACAGCCTGTTCACCCCGATCCTGGACTCCTGGTACCGCGCCAACGTCGGCGAGGACTTCCCGGAACTGCGCCAGCGCATCGGCACGATCCTCCAGGAAGAGGCCGCGCTGCAGGAAGTCGTGCAGCTCGTCGGCCCCGACGCCCTGCAGGACAACGAGCGCCTGATCATCGAGACCGGCCGCATGCTCCGCCAGGACTTCCTGCAGCAGAACGGCTTCGACCCCGTCGACGCCAGCGCCAGCATGCCCAAGAACTACGGCCTGATGCGCATGTTCCTGAAGTTCTACGACCAGGCCGACGCGGCCCTCAAGAGCGGCAGCACCATCGACGAAATCATCCAGAGCCCCATCATCGAGCGTCTCGCCCGCGCCCGCTACACGCCCGAAGGTGACTTCGCCGCGTACACCGACAGCGTCCTCGGCGAGCTCGACAGCAGCTTCAAGGCGGTGAAAGCGTGA
- a CDS encoding MFS transporter, translated as MPTPAPSPTAPGQAPPDRVTQATLLLLSALTVMSGATIAPALPAMQAHFADTPNAALLVKLALTILGIVIAVTAPLFGVLADRYGRRPVLLAALALYVIGGGSGLIAQSLGQVLLGRIVLGLAVAGTMTAAGALVNDLFSGAARGRFLSQQAAFTSFGGAVLLPLGGVLAAVGWRAPFFLYLAAALLLPLLLRLPRGIPGVAPDLTGPVQAPRWGAVTLVYALALGYMVVFYLMPAQGPFLLRALDASPGLTGLMLGSSTLMAAVTSLVFSRFAGRFDPRRLAGLGMVVVALGWLLVFRAPGLAVVEAGLLVAGLGGGLIFPNLYAWLADLTPPAWRGRVTAGMSSAVFLGQFLSPLLLAAPAGHEAQGFAAGAALAAGMGALLLVLSVRGRRAPTAPVPHTGLN; from the coding sequence ATGCCCACGCCTGCCCCCTCTCCCACCGCGCCCGGTCAGGCCCCACCCGACCGGGTCACGCAGGCCACCCTGCTGCTCCTGTCGGCCCTGACCGTCATGTCCGGCGCGACCATCGCCCCGGCGCTGCCCGCCATGCAGGCGCACTTCGCGGACACCCCGAACGCCGCGCTGCTCGTGAAACTGGCCCTGACCATCCTGGGCATCGTGATTGCCGTCACCGCCCCGCTGTTCGGGGTGCTGGCCGACCGCTACGGCCGCCGCCCGGTGTTGCTCGCGGCCCTGGCGCTGTACGTGATCGGGGGCGGCAGCGGCCTGATCGCGCAGAGCCTCGGGCAGGTCCTGCTGGGGCGCATCGTGCTGGGTCTCGCCGTGGCGGGCACCATGACGGCCGCCGGGGCGCTCGTGAACGACCTGTTCAGCGGCGCCGCGCGCGGCCGCTTCCTGAGCCAGCAGGCGGCGTTCACCAGTTTCGGCGGCGCGGTCCTCCTTCCGCTGGGCGGCGTGCTGGCCGCCGTGGGCTGGCGCGCCCCGTTCTTCCTGTACCTCGCGGCGGCGCTGCTGCTCCCGCTGCTCCTGCGGCTCCCGCGCGGCATTCCCGGCGTCGCGCCGGACCTCACCGGCCCGGTGCAGGCTCCCCGCTGGGGCGCGGTCACGCTGGTGTACGCGCTGGCGCTGGGGTACATGGTCGTGTTCTACCTGATGCCCGCCCAGGGGCCCTTCCTGCTGCGCGCCCTGGACGCCAGCCCCGGCCTGACCGGCCTGATGCTGGGCAGCTCCACCCTGATGGCCGCCGTGACCTCACTGGTGTTCTCGCGCTTCGCCGGGCGTTTCGATCCGCGCCGCCTGGCGGGGCTGGGCATGGTCGTCGTGGCGCTGGGCTGGCTGCTGGTGTTCCGTGCGCCGGGCCTGGCAGTCGTCGAGGCGGGCCTGCTCGTGGCGGGCCTGGGCGGCGGGCTGATCTTCCCGAACCTGTACGCGTGGCTGGCCGACCTGACGCCTCCCGCGTGGCGGGGCCGCGTGACGGCGGGCATGAGCAGCGCCGTGTTCCTGGGGCAGTTCCTCAGCCCTCTGCTGCTGGCGGCGCCTGCCGGGCACGAGGCGCAGGGCTTCGCGGCGGGCGCGGCGCTGGCGGCCGGGATGGGCGCGCTGCTGCTGGTCCTGAGCGTGCGGGGCCGCCGCGCGCCTACGGCCCCGGTGCCTCATACGGGATTAAATTGA